The following nucleotide sequence is from Silurus meridionalis isolate SWU-2019-XX chromosome 5, ASM1480568v1, whole genome shotgun sequence.
AACATGTACAAGTTAAATGGAGCCAGGTCCTTGCTGATCTTCTGCCACATGGTATAATCAGGTGATGTCCATCTGGCTGCTAATACATCATAGTCCCTCTGTGTGAAGTGCACGAGCTTGGTCAGCGAATCGTAGAGGCCACCGTGGAATCCGATTACCAGCTGGAACTCAGGATTGGAGTCGTGGTACACCTCACCGTAGGCCGTGTACTGCACCTGCTTGATCATCTGTCCGTTGCTGCTAAAAACGGCCAGTGGTGTTCCTGTGTTGTCTGAGGCAATATAGTACTCCTCACCGCTGCTCACCTCCATGGCGAACAGATGGCCTTGCAGGTCATAGTAGAGTGAAGTGATTTCTGAGCTTGAGTGGTTGAAAACATGCGTGACTCGCACCGGGTTGTTCAGGTCAGCGTAGAAAAACTGCAGGTGCTGCCCCAGGCTGTTCTTGGTAGAGACTCGTCGTCCAACTCCATCGTAGCGGTACTGCACACTCCATCCTCCTCCTACACGGCTATACGCTCTCACCAACTGTCCTTTGGAGTTATAGTCAAAGACGTCAGAACCCCTCTGGCTAAGAAAGCCATCTTCATCCAGCTTGTACTGCACGTCGCCAAGGCGCGTGATTCGGTCCCGCAGGTCATAGCGTAGTGGCATGAGACGGGCACTGTTGCCAGGGTTCAGTAGGTGCAGATTACCATTGAGGTCATAGCTGTAGCGCCAGGTGGACCAGTCATTGACCTTGACCCCACTGAGCTGCCCATCACCGTCATACTCATAGCGGTACTGCGTGGTGTTGGCATACGGCCCAATCTTCAGCTCCCTTTTGATCACACGACCCATGTTGTCATACTGCACTGTCATCCAGTACATGAGCGAGCGAAAGATTTCATACTGCACCTCTTTTATGCGACCATGTGCATCGAAGTGCTTGCTGAGCGTCATTACGGCTGTGGTGATGATCTGATTGATGTCATAATAAATGACACCAAACTTGCCGAAATGTTCCACTTTGCCAGAAATCTCGTCATAGCGGTATAGGTCCACAGGTAGTGGCGTCTCACTAATGACCGGCTTCATGCTCGCTATTCGGAAACTGTTGTCGTGATAGGTGTAGTCGAAGCGGGCATTCACCATGCCTTCCTCAGAGAAGCGGTAGATCTGTTTGTCCACTAGGGGACCCATCTTACGATATCTTATAGTGCACGAGAAGCCTCCACTCTGCAGATTGACCATCTTGAGCACACCAGATGTTTCATCATAGCCAAAAGTGACAGCAGTGCTGTCATACAAAATCTCGGAGAGCTTGGCCAGTTTGCCATATTTGTAAAGGACACGGCGTCCTGTACCCAGGAAGTATGTGGCCTGAGGGCGACCATCTTCACTGAAATCATAGATAATGGAGGCATTGCTTTCAGGGGGGTTATAAGTGTTCCGGATATAGCCGATGGACACATGGGTAAACATTGTGTGTCGAGCCACACTAGGCATGGTGACCGCAGTGATACGATCAGATGGATCAAACTCAAAGATGTACTGCCTCTGACTCTGCAGGAGCAGCACCACAGactgtataaagaaaaaaatgagacaTTTATCTTTATTGCAATCAAAGATTTATACACcaatataaaaaattgtaatagtTTACCAGCCATTTAGAATACTACACTAGTCTAGTGTACAATACTACACATAGCACTGTAGCTAGAGTTGATTTGGAATTGAAATGATTTGGCACTGAATGATTTGGTGAGAACTCACCCTGTCTAGGTAGCTGTAGCTCCACACCTTGCCGTCAACAAACGCACGGGAGAGGATGCGTCCTTGTTGGTCAAATTCTGTCCTCTCACTCATACTGCCCCGATGCAGGCCCACCAGCCGTCCAGTGGAAGAGTAGGACACGTTTACTACAGCCAGGCTGCTGCTAGGCTGCCAAATAGCAGGTCGGCCCTGAGCATCATAAGTAATCCTTAGTGTGAACTTCCTGTGGTCATCATAAATCTTCTCTGTCCGTGTGTTCCTGTCAAAATCGATGGAGAGCAGGTTGCGTCCGTGGGCCTGAAAAAAAGATGTCAGTAAAAGGGTAATTTCCTTGAAGAGACTCTGACCCCATTAACTGCGAATGTTTGATGAAAACTAAGCAGCTTTACTCACCCTTAATTTCCTGCCAAACACCGTGACCTTGCCCTTGGTAAGCTCCTTACGCAGTCGCCACTCTATAGAGTTGAGTCCATTGTCGGTGGGCAGAGTGATGTTTCTACGGCCAATGGTAGGGCTCACTGACCCCGCCAGAATGTGAGGTTCCGTGTGGTAACTGATACCCATCCCATTAGCGTAGATCACTCTCAGCGTGCCATTGTTACACAGCTGGTAGCTGTTCCTTACTTGATCTGGAAAGACAAACAGAGGGAAaagacaatatattttttataatttgtgcTAAATATTTCATCTCTGGACTTCCACACAAGCCTTTTTTTAATTGGTGGTAAATATTATATCCTAGATTCTAGCACgagccttttttttcctttcctttttttttaaaatttaatttcagggaaaaaaaaaacaaataaatagcttCAGATTTAAATTATATTGCCTTTGACTATAAATAACTTCTGGTTACTTTTGTGCAAGCATGCTGTATAACACCCAACCACCACATAATTATcacagtataataaaataaatgtgggGTTGGCTATTAGAAATGCTCGTCTTTTCGTTCATTAGACCAACAGActgaatgttttataaatatgcCGTTTTTCGCTTATCTGTATTACTAAGTTATACAGTTAATTAAGAGGCGGAAGTAGGATTTTAATTAGAAATCTGTGTGCACAGATGTTGAACAGGAAACATCTGGAGATTTTAATGATTTTCAACTTCAGGTAGCTGAAAGTTCTCCTCTTTCACTGCCCTCCTGGGCTGACTCCTTAATTAAACTTGGACATTTTCCCTCTCTATGCCCCTAGAATGCAAGGTAAAGCTATTAGTTTAGGCTCTATCTCATCTGGTGTATGGGTCAGGGAAAGGGGCCAACCGCTCTTGGTGTATATTTCTCACCTgttccagtctctctctctctctctctctctctctctctcaacgaATGACATGGATTTACTGTTTCTCCCAAAACATATTCCGGTTTGACATGGCAGAGGCAATGACATGGCAAAGttcataataaaacatttgaacGCACACACCTTGCACTACAGTGTAGGATGCCTCAACTGATGAAAGGTTTGTAATGACAGTGATGTCATCATCTCTGTTTGAGCTCTCGATGTCGATGTTAATGGACTTCTCAATCTCTCTGTGCAGACTTGTTACCATTCCAGTTGGATAGGTCATATTCGTAAGCCTCCCCTCGCTGTCATACCTGCAGGCGCAAGAagtttacaaaaatatacttaatagaaaacaattctgaaataaccCGTGGAACCACAATCAAGTTCTGTGATTTCTATGACTTTCAAACTGCCGCAGCAGACAGTTTCTCATATAAATGCATCATTGCATCATTTGGGTCTGACTGATTTTTAGCATCAGAGGCACAGCAGACACTGTGGGTGTATGACTATTCTGTCACATAAAAGCAGGCATGCTCTCATGTGAACTTGTATGGTAATATCCGAGATCAAAATATTAGAAAGCTTATCGTATGGTGAGGGTCTCAATTGGCAGGCTTGTCCCTAGCCTgtgctctcactttctttctctcaatctCTGTCTGGAATTCCATGGAGACAGTGTTTAGAGCCTATCACAGATCTGTTCCAGACTAACTGATGTCTGTTTTAGTGGAGTGCTGTAGAGGGAACACGTTCTCCCTGTTcagctgcttgtttttttttctctttcttcctttctttctttcaatttttttttttttatttcttttgaaagCAGGTGCAATTACATAGGCAGACAGCAGATGGAAGCAATGTTTCACATAATTCCCATTATGTAGGGATGATCctgaatacaaatatttacacatcCTGATTTCACACAGTCATAGGGGAATAGACACGTCATATAAACCTCCACAACCCATTTTTATTCAGAGGAAATTGAATCTGAACCTTATTAAAATGTGAagttcttttgtgtgtgtgtttttaaacagaatACAATAGACGACGCTCACCCAcacgcacgcatacacacacacacacacacacacacgcgcacacacacacacatactcactcacttactcataaAATGTGGTCCAGCCTGTCTCGTCAGCCTTACTGGCGAGCAGACCTGTGCTGCCACTGTAGCTGAGCTGTACAATCTCCTGGTCAGAGGTGGAGATGGAGCGCAGACTGCCTCCTATATCCAACCCCAGAGTTAACACCTTGTTGTCAGGGAGTAGGTGGAGTCTAACTGTGCTAGCGCCACCCaggcttccaccctccctgcgCACTAGCACGGTGTTGTTACAGTTATCCACAACGGCAGCAAGTTCTCCCTCAGGCGTGTAGCTAAAGTTGTAGAGACTCATGCCACTGACCAGACTGATGGTATGCAAGTGGAGACCCTCCTCACTGAACACATAGAGCTCCTGTTCTCGTGGTGATGCCACCTCATATTGGCCAGCTGCGTTTGGGCCTGGGCGGTTGGCGTGCACAGCTCGAATGCGAATGTTGTTGAGGTCAGCGATGTAGAGTGTGCCATCAGGAGCCACTGCTAGTGAGGTGGGGGCATTGAGGCTGGCATCAGTGGCATATCCTTCATCGCCCGCATAGCAGTTGCAGTTTACATCGTTCTTGCAGTCACACTCAGACGTTGCCCCAGCCAGCAATGAGATCTCCCCGTTGGCACTGACCTGGCGTACCCGATTGATTTTTTTATCATCGCTTTCAGCAATGTACAGTACACCAGAATGGGAGACAGCAATGGCAGTGGCACTCTCCAGTGCTGAGTGGATAGCCAGCCTGCTGAGGGAGTAGTCGATGCCTGGAACCTGACAGTGCATGGGCCGACCAGCCACAATGCTGACCTGATGGTTTTCAGTGATGCGTAGGATAACATTGTTCTCTAAAACATACAAGGAATTGTCCATGGGGTTTACTGCTAGGTCAGTGGGCCACTCCAAACGTACCTGAAACAACAGCAGTCATGGTTCATGTGTCAGTATAAACATTTTTCAGGAATAATTGTTAGTAGCCTATTAAATCAGAATTAATAACATATCTTTCAATCCAGTATCTACAGAGCTGCCTGTGTACTTGCATTTTAAGGCCACACAGATTGAGAATCTGAAACCAGTTCACTACTCCAATGCAAaagcaagacaaaaaaaaaggacttcTATTTCGAGGATTTGTGTGATCCTCTGAGCATGCAAGGATTAGTGTTCTTGGCGCACCTGGCTGACGTCCATGCTGGCGTCACAGCTGAGTGGTCGTACAGCGGTGAGATCATTAGCccccagaagtgtggagatgaTCCCATTCTGGTCCACCTTTCTGATCATGGTCGCATCCACAAAAAACATCATTCCATTTTTGTCAACTGCAATACCTAAGACATTAAGAGAAATTGTCAGTCATGGGTTCTTTTTTCCAAATGTGCCATCAGTTGTTTTAAATATCAGACCCTCCTATCCAATTTCTGCTTCAGCAATGATGTCCATCCATCAAACGCCACCTTCTCTGAAGCACATCGGTTCACATATGGGGGCGGAGGATGAAATAGACCAAAATAGCTTTTTGGAGACATTGAGACAATGAGAAACAAGTAGAGGGAACTGTGTAGGTGTCTGATGGTGGAGGTCAAAGGTGCTTTGCACCACCGTTGTGACTGAACTGAGAAGCAGAAAGACATGAAGACAAACCCGAAAAGAGCAAATGCAGAGCACAGTAGATGCAAGAGTGCACTTCTCACAGTCATCTGGGAGTTAGGAATCAGGCCTGTGTAGTCTGCTACCCTTTCTATTCATGATTCCATGTCATAGATGAAAAATGTGACAGTGTGACATCTCTGACAGTTTGGTgtcaagtttcttttttttttttatacaatccATCACAGGATTTCACAATAAGGTACATATTTAGAACCGGCAACATAAGTTCAACAAACTTGTCAATATTTAAACAGGGAATATCCTTTCCATTCAGTTGCCCAATAAACAGTTTAGATCTTTACGTCTGCCAGATCTTTCTTGTTAATTGCCTTTTAAAACAGGAGATTTTAGTTGTCTAGCATATTGGCTTTTAGGACGAGCTTTACAAAATGTGCTCAAAGCAGACAGCATTATTTCCTGTGCTGTCAACTGTAATGTAACATGCCCAGCAAGAGCTAATATATTGTAAAAAGACAATAACAAGTACATTTTACACtctgtttatattataacacaggcaatttaaaaaaagtttttttttaaatgttgacaATACGAGTTCCACCTGCATTAATTAACTGCAAGAcaactaaaaataattaatacagcAAATCAGCATTTCTGCATGACTGACAGCAgtataaaacataaaagttCCTGTTTCTATGCTTGATAGGTACACAGGTAGGTACACTTCTTGAGCATTTCTGCCAGGTGCCACTCCGACAGTACCATTGTGCTGGCTGTGGGGTCCTAAGACAAGAGCCAATGACCATGCAGTCGGCACAACTACAATGTCAGAGTAGTGCCAGGCAGAAATGCCCAGCAAGAGTCTTTACCTGTGAAAATGCTAAAGCTTGTGAAACTGAGgaaaatggtgtgtatttattttacattttagctATTATgttgaataattattataaaaaataatgtccCAATGTTTTGGTAAATTTGCAGattgttaaatgtatttaaataattaagctGTAGTTAGGTATGAAGTCTGAATACTGAtgtgagatagatagatagatagatagatagatagatagatagatagatagatagatagacagacagacagacagacagacagacagacagacagacagacagacagacagacagacagacagatagatagatagatagatttacagCTTCCAGTAGTATCCACAAACAGGCAATAAGGcatgcaagaaataaaaaaacactaaaaacttTAAAGTGAATTAAAGAAAAGGGTCTGTGCAAAAACTGAGTGTTTGTTGAGTCTGTGCAAGTTAAGTGCCTGTacaaaaacagtgttttatCGAGTCCTCTGCAACTCAGAAGTGTATTGAAGAGTTGCCaccacatgcacatgcacatagcTCAAATCTGTTATATGGTGCATACTGCATTTATATGAAATGTGAGTCTTACCCataatttcatatttcatattccACATTCAGTATTTTTTACTTCATGCCATGAAGGACCgtatttatttgaaaattgtCCAAACTGTACGATCGTGACAAAAATATACACCAAGGTATGTTGAGGGTTAAAATTTTCACTGTCATTTTAACAGTATTCTTTAAATGCCAAAGGAACGAGAACCAATAGTACTAAATCATCACCTCTGCCTGATACGCACACGAATTTAcctagtttttcttttttctttttaccttttGGGCTCATAAGAGTAGCCTCCACAGcttttcctccatctccacACCTCTCATCAAAAGGCAGACACTGCTCTCCTGTTCCTGCTACCACCTCAGAATTGTCAGCCAGAAGCCGACCCCCAGTGAGTGAACGCACTCTGTATATCCTTCGGGAGTTTGTATCTGAGATGAACAGAGCTCCTGTGACTGGGTCTACAGCCAGGAAGTACTTGTGTGTTGGGTTGTTGCTGCAGGAAATTATCATGACGGAGTCAGCTACAGCTTTAATTatgtatatcatatatataaaatttacatgtaatttataatatttataatatataattcataACACCAAAGTTACCTAAAAAAGTCTTACCTGTGTCGAAAATCCTTATTTCTTTGGTggcagaaaaatgtatttataagaaaataagacagaaaaaattattttgatgtgCAACTATAGTAAATTTTACAAAGTATATGCAAGAAATATATGTAATTCTCTTGTGGTACCTGAGTTCTAGCACACGAGTAGTATTGAGAGATGGATACACCCTGCGTACAAAATTCAGGTCACCCACGTACAGGCTGCCATCGATACCCGCTGCCAGTGCGACTGGTGCCAACAGTTTATTCCCATCTGCCAATCCGTTACAGCTCGGACACGAGATACTGCGCCGACGCCCATTGCCCATAACGCTAGTGATGACTGGGGGCTGCTGGCAAACAAAGACGTTCTCTCCACAGCCTTTATGAAGGATCCCTAGAATTGAACAGAAAGCAGAATATCTACGAATTCAATAAAAGCTGTTTACAAGTTGCATTTTATAAGCTTTGTGTTTTCATTGCGGCTGCCACATTCTTAGACTTAGGTTATTGACTAATTCAATACACCGCAGCTCTTTCTCAGGTTTGGTCAGTCAATGCCACTTAATAGTAgcaaaacatcaacaacaaaatTCAAAATAAGTGCAATTATTTATTAGGAACGTGTATTGACCTAAGTACTACGAGAGCAACAGGTTTAGAAGGAAGTGCATACCGCTGCGTAGGTTAAGGATGTTATGTTTGTCCAAAGACCATCCTCCAAGGTTAGAGGGCTCAAGTTCATACCCCTGCAGTACAGCTGTCCTCTTCTCCCATAACACCAGACTAGGACATGTCTCATATTCATAACCAACGGAGACTGCAAAGacaatatataaagagagagagagagagagaaagaggacagGGCATGTCACTCAAAAGACATTAAAACcacatttaattgattaaatgtCAGGCTTCACATTAAAGCTGAATCATTAAAAAAGAAGCCAGCTGAAAGAGAAGGGGTATAAATAAATCCTACAGTTTAAAATCTGAAGGACAACGTAACTACAAAAAGGCCATGTGAGAATAAATCTGTCTGGACAAGGGAGCAGCAACAagcaaaatgcaaaagaatgcaaaaaaattgtaaacaaaaaacaccccATATCTGTGACAAATAGTAGCTGAGCCACCTAATTTTATTCCAGTAATACCTGTATCTCAGTCAGACTGTTAGAATGAAGGCTCTGCATATAACCCATGTCTCCTCACATCCTTATAACCctaatacaaacaaacacaaggaTGTGTCTATCTCTAGCTACTCCAGCTCCTCCTTTGCTTTCATCTCCTTCCTGCTTTTAGAATATTATCACTGTTAGTGCCTAAATAATGCCTCCCTTCCTGATGACACTCCCAGTCTACTTCACTCTGGCTCATGACAGACTAACTGCTTTCACTTGTAATCACATGGTATCTGATTGCTCATACTGTATCTACTGTTCTTGTACTTAACTGATTTGTAAAAGGTTTGGCATTCCCAATATTTTGGTTAAATACTGGCACATCACAATATATTCTTGCTCTGTTGTGAGAGTCTGCAACTGTTTCCTGGCATGGTTTTGTGAGGAAGCATAAGGAGTCAAAAATGTAGTTCTTATCTAATTTGACATTCGTTTAATTTCCgtcaaaatgtatgtaaatgatAGATTTCTAATTTAATCTGACAAACATAAATGTACAGCAACAATTATTATATGCCTGATTCAATTCATAAGTGGAACCGTCAGGATTAAAGTAACAAAACCTCAGTATCGATCCACCCATTACCAATGAAGAAGCCACATGCACATGTTGTAATAATGAGATGCTGGATACAACTGCAGAATTTTACATACATTACTATAAATCCATTAGAGCAAGACAAATTTCTGCAATTGAATTTGCCAAGATTTGCTTTGTAGCTACAATGAGATGAGGAGAAAGGCAGAGTAAACAGAAGTGAGCAGATAAAGGGGGTGGAGTCGCTATCACACTGTTTGCACACAGCAAATCAGTGACAGGGTGCGATGCTTAACAATTTCCTCCCAGCGCTGACAGCAGCAAGGATACCTGTATCCATTTCCCAAAGTCAGAGCTGACTGGGGCTAAGGGCAGAATGCTCTCTTGAATCACACTGCATCATTGATTAATATGGctttgtgtgtttaataaaactcTATGTGAGCACGTATTACACacatattcaaatttatttggTTTACTCACCCACTGCCTCAGAAAGGCCATATACTCGCTGTCCATAAGCATCTGTCTTATCCCATATGAAGGTGTAGGCCAAGTTAGGGGAAGCGTGGAACCACTTTTGGAAGAGGTGACCTTCCACAGCCACCATCAGGTGTACCTTGATCAGGCTGAGGGGCACCACTGCCTGGGTCATCGTAATCTTCAGCAGTGTGCGGTAGCCCGCAGCCCGTGAGCTCAGGTGACACAATTTCAGATTGCTGCCCGGTATTTCAATCAGTTCATGAAGGACCTGAAGAACATTAAGTAAAAGGTCTAAGTTGGAAGGTAACAGAAATTGGTGGGAGAATTTGTCTCCTCCAGGATAATGAAAAAATAGATTATAGTTTAAACTCCAATTTTAATCCGTTTCAGAAGTAGCTCATTTATGCACAAAATACCGtggttaaaatgtaatttatgtacTCTGCAGTCTCTGCAATGTCAGAGGCTGCTACTTGAGAGAACCCTGGTTAACTGACATCTGAATAAGTAACGGGCTTTGACAAAGATGAGCTctggcacaaaaaaaaccccaaaaaacagcttttctttaataaccttggcaaaaaaaaaaatattcatatgaACCAGAACATATTGTTGGACCCTGCACTGACCTGAGTCTCAGGGATAATGGACCTCTCTCCTGGTCTAGAGCTAAAGAACGAAGACAGGGGTGATGCCACCACAACTGGATCAGGCCTCACAAAACCGCTCAGGTCGCAGCCAGGGATTGTGTTCTCCTCCGTTTTCATCATGAGCGTATCCATTGCATAGAAGCTGTTCCATGGCAGCCAGACTGTGCGCTCTTGGCTCAGGAACGGCGCACGCTCGAAATGCAGTGTGATAGAAGCGCCTCCGTTAGCGATG
It contains:
- the tenm2a gene encoding teneurin-2 isoform X1 produces the protein MDLKERRHRSLTRNRCAKELQFTTSTLDVPTQKSYSSSETLKAFEHEARLPYGGCVTDLVHHEADEYTRQGMGNFTLAELGICEPTSHQNTYCPNLGLLHGYALSAGSDADSDPEGPISPERAMQLWSTRNVKSRHSSGQSSHENSALTLTDSENENKSDDESGRPLPPSTASSSLLPPAPSPPSAPLHQGTPTIRECQVPLLESSSAHTMLDHHPEDQISPNSYLLRAQSTAGAPNHHSQSTLRPPLPPPHNAQALSHHQTSANSLNRNTLSSRRNPIHAPPNAPGDAPTTPESVQLQDSWVLNSNVPLETRHFLFKTSSGTTPLFSSSSPGYPLTSGTVYSPPPRLLPRNTFSRSAFKLKKPSKYCSWKCAAVTAISAATLLAILLSYFIGEHRHTLNLLGLTWQLKPVEAPVLSHGLGTAGMPGTNDETTGPSGGRGSSGLRNSSIDTGNLDVGRRVTQEVPPGVFWRSLLHLSQPQFLKFNISLGKDALFGVYIRKGLPPSHAQYDYMECLDGKEKWSVVESPRERRSIQTVVLNEAVFVQYLDPGTWHLAFYNDGKEKEAVSFSTAILDSVQECPRNCHGNGECVSGVCHCFPGFHGMDCSKAACPVLCSGNGQYDKGSCTCYSGWKGSECDIPINQCIDPQCSGHGTCKEGTCVCSLGYKGENCAEVNCLDPSCSNNGICVSGECHCKPGWGGTHCELPRAQCPDQCHGHGAFIPDTGLCSCDPNWMGPDCSIEVCSVDCGTHGVCMGGSCRCEEGWTGEACDQRVCSPLCVKHGTCKDGKCECHQGWNGEHCTIDNWDETKEDGCPNLCNGNGQCTMGQNSWHCECKTGWRGTGCNVAMETSCADNKDNEGDGLTDCMDPDCCIQSPCQNSPLCRGSRDPLQVIQQNQLPVQKVRSFYERVNMLVGRDSTHIIQGENPFNASLASLIRGQVLTTDGTPLVGVNVSFVKHPHYGYTLTRQDGTFDLIANGGASITLHFERAPFLSQERTVWLPWNSFYAMDTLMMKTEENTIPGCDLSGFVRPDPVVVASPLSSFFSSRPGERSIIPETQVLHELIEIPGSNLKLCHLSSRAAGYRTLLKITMTQAVVPLSLIKVHLMVAVEGHLFQKWFHASPNLAYTFIWDKTDAYGQRVYGLSEAVVSVGYEYETCPSLVLWEKRTAVLQGYELEPSNLGGWSLDKHNILNLRSGILHKGCGENVFVCQQPPVITSVMGNGRRRSISCPSCNGLADGNKLLAPVALAAGIDGSLYVGDLNFVRRVYPSLNTTRVLELRNKDFRHSNNPTHKYFLAVDPVTGALFISDTNSRRIYRVRSLTGGRLLADNSEVVAGTGEQCLPFDERCGDGGKAVEATLMSPKGIAVDKNGMMFFVDATMIRKVDQNGIISTLLGANDLTAVRPLSCDASMDVSQVRLEWPTDLAVNPMDNSLYVLENNVILRITENHQVSIVAGRPMHCQVPGIDYSLSRLAIHSALESATAIAVSHSGVLYIAESDDKKINRVRQVSANGEISLLAGATSECDCKNDVNCNCYAGDEGYATDASLNAPTSLAVAPDGTLYIADLNNIRIRAVHANRPGPNAAGQYEVASPREQELYVFSEEGLHLHTISLVSGMSLYNFSYTPEGELAAVVDNCNNTVLVRREGGSLGGASTVRLHLLPDNKVLTLGLDIGGSLRSISTSDQEIVQLSYSGSTGLLASKADETGWTTFYEYDSEGRLTNMTYPTGMVTSLHREIEKSINIDIESSNRDDDITVITNLSSVEASYTVVQDQVRNSYQLCNNGTLRVIYANGMGISYHTEPHILAGSVSPTIGRRNITLPTDNGLNSIEWRLRKELTKGKVTVFGRKLRAHGRNLLSIDFDRNTRTEKIYDDHRKFTLRITYDAQGRPAIWQPSSSLAVVNVSYSSTGRLVGLHRGSMSERTEFDQQGRILSRAFVDGKVWSYSYLDRSVVLLLQSQRQYIFEFDPSDRITAVTMPSVARHTMFTHVSIGYIRNTYNPPESNASIIYDFSEDGRPQATYFLGTGRRVLYKYGKLAKLSEILYDSTAVTFGYDETSGVLKMVNLQSGGFSCTIRYRKMGPLVDKQIYRFSEEGMVNARFDYTYHDNSFRIASMKPVISETPLPVDLYRYDEISGKVEHFGKFGVIYYDINQIITTAVMTLSKHFDAHGRIKEVQYEIFRSLMYWMTVQYDNMGRVIKRELKIGPYANTTQYRYEYDGDGQLSGVKVNDWSTWRYSYDLNGNLHLLNPGNSARLMPLRYDLRDRITRLGDVQYKLDEDGFLSQRGSDVFDYNSKGQLVRAYSRVGGGWSVQYRYDGVGRRVSTKNSLGQHLQFFYADLNNPVRVTHVFNHSSSEITSLYYDLQGHLFAMEVSSGEEYYIASDNTGTPLAVFSSNGQMIKQVQYTAYGEVYHDSNPEFQLVIGFHGGLYDSLTKLVHFTQRDYDVLAARWTSPDYTMWQKISKDLAPFNLYMFKNNNPLSDMLDVKNYVTDVKSWLVMFGFQLSNIIAGFPKHTLYFVDPPYELQASQECENGQLMSGVQQEAERHNQAFMALEGQLLNKDRQNKRDKPGHWFGTVPSIIGQGMMLAVKEGRVVTGVSSTASDNSRKVALVLNNAVYLEGTHYVQDGHDCHFFVKIGSADADLLALGLSNGRRVLEGAGINITVSGRSRRGVTVELRSTALSLSVRYGLAQDTLDEERARLLELARQRALAGAWLREQQRTRDGKEGSRLWTEGERQQLLSTGRVQGYDGYYVLPVEQYPELADSSTNIQFLRQNEMGKR